The Benincasa hispida cultivar B227 chromosome 11, ASM972705v1, whole genome shotgun sequence genome has a segment encoding these proteins:
- the LOC120091484 gene encoding dnaJ protein ERDJ3A isoform X2: MEIRLASITLIMAFLFLFLCSLEAKTMDPYKVLGVERNASQREIQKAFHKLSLQYHPDKNKKKGAQQKFEEINNGSPGFGPGSSEDQGGGYTFFTNGAGRQGQQPFGPGQWQSTGGQGGSQSFSFSFGGPSGSNPFGFGMEDIFSNFFGGGFKDEGNFGSFGSHSKAQSGSRTSSSIKVINKQVFKKEIVDQGMTWLLFPTTSSLKGVDHVQSIIEEVASSLQGALKVGRIDCDSESSLCKDLGIYPHRTPRIFVYSYIKSTEGSLVEYSGDVAVKNLRSFCQEHFPRFSQRVNLKQFDFSSSDGGRLPTLMLLSTKKDTPVIWRVLSGLFRKQFSFYDTEVTDVSDPSVKKLGVDALPAIVGWLSNGERHVLRTGINVKDLKSAIDDLSNLLNGFEKKNRKAVSRPASKTQSDSAENQIPLLTGSNFDSVCGEKTPVCVIGAFRSSKARNKLELILNMVSQKTLSRRQNSTPGSKETISYALVDASKQPSFLNAFDGAGFKSSDKILIAYKRRKGKFAAHLGEITEEEVEKFIGSVLNGDVTFTKTRQKPILK; encoded by the exons ATGGAGATTCGCTTAGCATCGATCACTCTCATTATGGCGTTTCTGTTCCTTTTCCTGTGTTCTTTAGAAGCCAAAACGATGGACCCCTATAAG GTTCTTGGAGTTGAGCGGAATGCGAGTCAGCGGGAAATTCAGAAAGCTTTCCACAA GCTCTCTCTTCAGTATCACCCAgataagaataagaaaaaaggCGCACAACAGAAGTTTGAAGAAATCAATAACG GTAGCCCTGGATTTGGCCCTGGCTCTTCAGAGGATCAAGGTGGTGGATATACATTCTTTACGAACGGAGCAGGAAGACAAGGTCAGCAGCCCTTTGGGCCAGGCCAATGGCAGAGTACCGGTGGACAGGGAGGTTCACAGTCTTTCTCATTTTCCTTTGGTGGGCCTAGTGGTTCAAATCCCTTCGGGTTTGGCATGGAGGATATATTCTCCAACTTTTTTGGTGGTGGCTTCAAGGATGAGGGTAATTTTGGTAGTTTTGGCAGCCACTCTAAGGCTCAATCTGGTTCTAGAACTTCCTCAAGCATCAAGGTCATTAATAAGCAAGTgtttaagaaagaaattgtgGACCAGGGAATGACTTGGCTTTTGTTTCCAACCACATCATCTTTGAAgggggtggatcatgttcaatcAATCATAGAGGAAGTTGCCAGTTCGTTACAGGGAGCTTTAAAG GTTGGAAGAATAGATTGTGACTCAGAATCCTCTCTCTGCAAAGACCTCGGCATTTATCCTCATCGAACTCCAAGGATATTTGTATATTCATACATAAAAAGCACCGAGGGTTCTTTGGTAGAGTACAGTGGGGACGTTGCTGTGAAGAATTTGAGAAGTTTTTGTCAAGAGCATTTTCCAAGGTTCTCGCAACGGGTCAATTTGAAGCAGTTTGATTTTTCTTCCAGCGATGGAGGAAGACTACCCACTTTAATGCTTTTGTCAACCAAAAAGGATACACCAGTTATCTGGCGTGTCCTTAGCGGGTTGTTTCGCAAGCAGTTCAGTTTCTATGACACAGAG GTCACGGATGTTTCAGATCCTTCTGTAAAGAAGTTGGGAGTTGACGCACTTCCTGCTATTGTGGGTTGGCTATCAAATGGGGAGAGGCACGTTCTTAGAACAGGGATTAATGTGAAGGATTTGAAGTCTGCCATTGATGATCTCAGTAATTTGCTTAATGGTTTTGAGAAAAAGAACAGGAAGGCAGTGTCAAGGCCAGCTTCCAAAACACAATCTGATTCTGCAGAGAATCAGATCCCTCTATTGACAGGGTCCAACTTTGATTCTGTCTGTGGGGAGAAGACTCCTGTTTGTGTTATCGGTGCCTTCAGATCTTCTAAAGCAAGGAACAAATTGGAATTGATCCTAAATATG GTGTCTCAAAAGACATTGTCAAGACGGCAGAACTCTACGCCTGGCTCAAAGGAAACCATATCCTATGCTCTTGTAGATGCATCAAAGCAACCATCATTTCTAAATGCATTTGACGGTGCAGGATTCAAGTCATCTGATAAAATATTGATCGCTTACAAACGTCGAAAAGGGAAATTTGCAGCACATTTAGGTGAAATAACAGAAGAAGAAGTCGAAAAATTTATTGGGTCAGTACTTAATGGGGATGTTACATTTACCAAGACCCGCCAGAAACCTATCTTGAAGTGA
- the LOC120091484 gene encoding dnaJ protein ERDJ3A isoform X1: MEIRLASITLIMAFLFLFLCSLEAKTMDPYKVLGVERNASQREIQKAFHKLSLQYHPDKNKKKGAQQKFEEINNAYEILSDEEKRKNFDMYGNEKGSPGFGPGSSEDQGGGYTFFTNGAGRQGQQPFGPGQWQSTGGQGGSQSFSFSFGGPSGSNPFGFGMEDIFSNFFGGGFKDEGNFGSFGSHSKAQSGSRTSSSIKVINKQVFKKEIVDQGMTWLLFPTTSSLKGVDHVQSIIEEVASSLQGALKVGRIDCDSESSLCKDLGIYPHRTPRIFVYSYIKSTEGSLVEYSGDVAVKNLRSFCQEHFPRFSQRVNLKQFDFSSSDGGRLPTLMLLSTKKDTPVIWRVLSGLFRKQFSFYDTEVTDVSDPSVKKLGVDALPAIVGWLSNGERHVLRTGINVKDLKSAIDDLSNLLNGFEKKNRKAVSRPASKTQSDSAENQIPLLTGSNFDSVCGEKTPVCVIGAFRSSKARNKLELILNMVSQKTLSRRQNSTPGSKETISYALVDASKQPSFLNAFDGAGFKSSDKILIAYKRRKGKFAAHLGEITEEEVEKFIGSVLNGDVTFTKTRQKPILK, from the exons ATGGAGATTCGCTTAGCATCGATCACTCTCATTATGGCGTTTCTGTTCCTTTTCCTGTGTTCTTTAGAAGCCAAAACGATGGACCCCTATAAG GTTCTTGGAGTTGAGCGGAATGCGAGTCAGCGGGAAATTCAGAAAGCTTTCCACAA GCTCTCTCTTCAGTATCACCCAgataagaataagaaaaaaggCGCACAACAGAAGTTTGAAGAAATCAATAACG CCTATGAAATTTTATCAgatgaagagaagagaaaaaattTTGACATGTATGGCAATGAAAAAGGTAGCCCTGGATTTGGCCCTGGCTCTTCAGAGGATCAAGGTGGTGGATATACATTCTTTACGAACGGAGCAGGAAGACAAGGTCAGCAGCCCTTTGGGCCAGGCCAATGGCAGAGTACCGGTGGACAGGGAGGTTCACAGTCTTTCTCATTTTCCTTTGGTGGGCCTAGTGGTTCAAATCCCTTCGGGTTTGGCATGGAGGATATATTCTCCAACTTTTTTGGTGGTGGCTTCAAGGATGAGGGTAATTTTGGTAGTTTTGGCAGCCACTCTAAGGCTCAATCTGGTTCTAGAACTTCCTCAAGCATCAAGGTCATTAATAAGCAAGTgtttaagaaagaaattgtgGACCAGGGAATGACTTGGCTTTTGTTTCCAACCACATCATCTTTGAAgggggtggatcatgttcaatcAATCATAGAGGAAGTTGCCAGTTCGTTACAGGGAGCTTTAAAG GTTGGAAGAATAGATTGTGACTCAGAATCCTCTCTCTGCAAAGACCTCGGCATTTATCCTCATCGAACTCCAAGGATATTTGTATATTCATACATAAAAAGCACCGAGGGTTCTTTGGTAGAGTACAGTGGGGACGTTGCTGTGAAGAATTTGAGAAGTTTTTGTCAAGAGCATTTTCCAAGGTTCTCGCAACGGGTCAATTTGAAGCAGTTTGATTTTTCTTCCAGCGATGGAGGAAGACTACCCACTTTAATGCTTTTGTCAACCAAAAAGGATACACCAGTTATCTGGCGTGTCCTTAGCGGGTTGTTTCGCAAGCAGTTCAGTTTCTATGACACAGAG GTCACGGATGTTTCAGATCCTTCTGTAAAGAAGTTGGGAGTTGACGCACTTCCTGCTATTGTGGGTTGGCTATCAAATGGGGAGAGGCACGTTCTTAGAACAGGGATTAATGTGAAGGATTTGAAGTCTGCCATTGATGATCTCAGTAATTTGCTTAATGGTTTTGAGAAAAAGAACAGGAAGGCAGTGTCAAGGCCAGCTTCCAAAACACAATCTGATTCTGCAGAGAATCAGATCCCTCTATTGACAGGGTCCAACTTTGATTCTGTCTGTGGGGAGAAGACTCCTGTTTGTGTTATCGGTGCCTTCAGATCTTCTAAAGCAAGGAACAAATTGGAATTGATCCTAAATATG GTGTCTCAAAAGACATTGTCAAGACGGCAGAACTCTACGCCTGGCTCAAAGGAAACCATATCCTATGCTCTTGTAGATGCATCAAAGCAACCATCATTTCTAAATGCATTTGACGGTGCAGGATTCAAGTCATCTGATAAAATATTGATCGCTTACAAACGTCGAAAAGGGAAATTTGCAGCACATTTAGGTGAAATAACAGAAGAAGAAGTCGAAAAATTTATTGGGTCAGTACTTAATGGGGATGTTACATTTACCAAGACCCGCCAGAAACCTATCTTGAAGTGA
- the LOC120091484 gene encoding dnaJ protein ERDJ3A isoform X3, producing MYGNEKGSPGFGPGSSEDQGGGYTFFTNGAGRQGQQPFGPGQWQSTGGQGGSQSFSFSFGGPSGSNPFGFGMEDIFSNFFGGGFKDEGNFGSFGSHSKAQSGSRTSSSIKVINKQVFKKEIVDQGMTWLLFPTTSSLKGVDHVQSIIEEVASSLQGALKVGRIDCDSESSLCKDLGIYPHRTPRIFVYSYIKSTEGSLVEYSGDVAVKNLRSFCQEHFPRFSQRVNLKQFDFSSSDGGRLPTLMLLSTKKDTPVIWRVLSGLFRKQFSFYDTEVTDVSDPSVKKLGVDALPAIVGWLSNGERHVLRTGINVKDLKSAIDDLSNLLNGFEKKNRKAVSRPASKTQSDSAENQIPLLTGSNFDSVCGEKTPVCVIGAFRSSKARNKLELILNMVSQKTLSRRQNSTPGSKETISYALVDASKQPSFLNAFDGAGFKSSDKILIAYKRRKGKFAAHLGEITEEEVEKFIGSVLNGDVTFTKTRQKPILK from the exons ATGTATGGCAATGAAAAAGGTAGCCCTGGATTTGGCCCTGGCTCTTCAGAGGATCAAGGTGGTGGATATACATTCTTTACGAACGGAGCAGGAAGACAAGGTCAGCAGCCCTTTGGGCCAGGCCAATGGCAGAGTACCGGTGGACAGGGAGGTTCACAGTCTTTCTCATTTTCCTTTGGTGGGCCTAGTGGTTCAAATCCCTTCGGGTTTGGCATGGAGGATATATTCTCCAACTTTTTTGGTGGTGGCTTCAAGGATGAGGGTAATTTTGGTAGTTTTGGCAGCCACTCTAAGGCTCAATCTGGTTCTAGAACTTCCTCAAGCATCAAGGTCATTAATAAGCAAGTgtttaagaaagaaattgtgGACCAGGGAATGACTTGGCTTTTGTTTCCAACCACATCATCTTTGAAgggggtggatcatgttcaatcAATCATAGAGGAAGTTGCCAGTTCGTTACAGGGAGCTTTAAAG GTTGGAAGAATAGATTGTGACTCAGAATCCTCTCTCTGCAAAGACCTCGGCATTTATCCTCATCGAACTCCAAGGATATTTGTATATTCATACATAAAAAGCACCGAGGGTTCTTTGGTAGAGTACAGTGGGGACGTTGCTGTGAAGAATTTGAGAAGTTTTTGTCAAGAGCATTTTCCAAGGTTCTCGCAACGGGTCAATTTGAAGCAGTTTGATTTTTCTTCCAGCGATGGAGGAAGACTACCCACTTTAATGCTTTTGTCAACCAAAAAGGATACACCAGTTATCTGGCGTGTCCTTAGCGGGTTGTTTCGCAAGCAGTTCAGTTTCTATGACACAGAG GTCACGGATGTTTCAGATCCTTCTGTAAAGAAGTTGGGAGTTGACGCACTTCCTGCTATTGTGGGTTGGCTATCAAATGGGGAGAGGCACGTTCTTAGAACAGGGATTAATGTGAAGGATTTGAAGTCTGCCATTGATGATCTCAGTAATTTGCTTAATGGTTTTGAGAAAAAGAACAGGAAGGCAGTGTCAAGGCCAGCTTCCAAAACACAATCTGATTCTGCAGAGAATCAGATCCCTCTATTGACAGGGTCCAACTTTGATTCTGTCTGTGGGGAGAAGACTCCTGTTTGTGTTATCGGTGCCTTCAGATCTTCTAAAGCAAGGAACAAATTGGAATTGATCCTAAATATG GTGTCTCAAAAGACATTGTCAAGACGGCAGAACTCTACGCCTGGCTCAAAGGAAACCATATCCTATGCTCTTGTAGATGCATCAAAGCAACCATCATTTCTAAATGCATTTGACGGTGCAGGATTCAAGTCATCTGATAAAATATTGATCGCTTACAAACGTCGAAAAGGGAAATTTGCAGCACATTTAGGTGAAATAACAGAAGAAGAAGTCGAAAAATTTATTGGGTCAGTACTTAATGGGGATGTTACATTTACCAAGACCCGCCAGAAACCTATCTTGAAGTGA